The sequence below is a genomic window from Dermacentor albipictus isolate Rhodes 1998 colony chromosome 2, USDA_Dalb.pri_finalv2, whole genome shotgun sequence.
TGCGTCTtaatgaaataaaaatatttgTGTATGGTATGCGTAACGTGATTCGTCGTTTGTCATGAAATACGATTGCATTTGTTAGTGGGAAGGCATCGCGGATATGAACCTATTAACCAGTAAACGAGCGGAGTGACACGCCTCTGCAACCAGTAGCCACGGCGCACCACCTGCTCGCGCGACCGAAACGTAGTGCGTGGCATACTGAACGCACAAAGGTCCACGAATAATGCGTAGTTTTGACGTAGCCTAACGTCGACGAGTTGCATTTGTAACGCGTGAAGTAGTCATTCCGCGGAAACCACGTCAAATCTAAAACAGTTGCACCGCAAAACGCGCGGAGTGAGACATTTATGACCGCACTACTTAcgtagcctccacagcgttgtcCTCTTAGGTACGAAACGGAGTGTAACAGTGTTGCGAAGGGCCCAGGGGATTTCGCAACAGTGCTTTTGCAAACACATTGAAATAAagtgttcattcattcattcattcattcattcattcaaagtgCTCATATCATGCATTTTCAGTAGCACAGCGTTAAGGTAATCGAGGAATCACTTACAGCAGAGAACCGGCGGTTTCTCGAGAACGGGTCCAGGACCGAGCCGAATGGCTCGTTCTCGGCAGGGTCTGCCTCCGCTTCTGGTCCCGTTGTACGGCTGAGGAGGGTTGCTGTTCGGTGACTCCGAACTCCACATCGAGCTTGGACTGTGGTGACGGGAAGTACGGTGCGGTGCGCCTAGCTTAGTTGGCTGCAGCCTAAAGAAACGCGTCTGCTCTaggcacggcctccgagatttacAAGGCGCGCCGAACACTTGGGAGGCCATCATTCTCTGGAACAAAACTCGGTCTTCTTTCTCGACCGTGTGTTTTGCGGTTTTCAAGTGTGCAATCTAGTCAGTTAGCTCTAACCCGCATCCTACTGAACTAAGGGGAGCTTTACGTAGAGAGCTCTTTTGCAATATATACAAGCACATAGAAACGGACAGATGCTTATTGCTTCGCATTTACTGAACGGCATGTCAATGCGCTGAATTGATCTTCAACTCAGCGTGCAGGAACATTGGTTAACAAAAAAGTTCTGCGTAAATCTGCAAGGCgatcgcagttttgcccgaaaggcaaagtATCGATTGTaatatcaaattagtagacacgcatacgaagtaaggatagtagctttatcgaccgtataaacttgtaaacattcgcttagcaactaaattaacgagcatggtgccATAGCGCACagacaaacacgaacacatcgcGCTCGATGaaagcggacactcgctgtcaaaacgctggcgtgaggatgtgcggcagcagcagcgagcgaagcgatcttcgtgctgtctgtcgcttcaacgcaaactgagcggcgagaaggcggcacacgcaaagctacgacCCGTCGGTCCACCTAGGCTCCGCCCCccaagcagatcgctttcaatatgaAGCCCGCGCGCGGCCAGTTGCTGCCGAAGTGCAACGCTACCTCCTCTCCCCCTTGCCGCGTGCGCGACagcagacggcgcgcttcctgtcCGCTTTCCTCGCTTGCGCGCGCGacattgagccgccatcgtcggctcacccttgcacgctttgACTCGCACGtgcagcgtacggcgcgcggcgatggtgttatcgACCTTggtctttatacggaacatcacagcgatGGCAAAAACgtgcctggaatgtccatatagttgttatcgcaataaaaataataaaaaagaaaatttgaaacattggtacaacgcctgcgtcttggtactgcattcactaaacacttcttgtacaggataaaacgtgtctctagtccacagtgttcttgtggccatgcagacgaagatgtgcatcatcttctcctcgagtgcactaaatacaatccacaaagaacggtactgcaagcaagtttgttgatattagacacaAGACCattcattgtaaaaaaaatgcttggcccatggccaactgcgggccttcaaaaaagagcgcttcttgttctgaaaaagtttttagaggagaccaacattttgggaaaatattaggtataagatgatccgaatgcgctaaatgagtaacataaacgttgttcgtgattcataattggtttatgtggcgttcgcaacttttatgcaatatgtataattctgttctgtacttgcagtgcattacatgtgttgtgtgttatggctgttctaaatatctgactttatatatgcgtacgtggactgacctaatgcacagaacttcgcgactcatgtactgttggactgtatattttttattcatccagtgttctactgagtgccatatttcgtgtcgctattctccctttttacgcaaatttgtttcctttgccaagtgacaaggagtagccggtgccaccataagggcgccaacctctcctaatattcatttcaataaaaaaaattgtcatccacccgtaAGTAGCTATACGAAGCTGCAAGTGTCCATGGAAGAAAACTTCACTTCTGTAGCTGCATTGTTAACCGAAGCTAAGCCATTAAACTCTGCCGGTCGCCGCGCGAATGTGCAGCGTGACTGCGCACACAGACCCCGAGTTAAGCGGAATCGTACGCAATAAATTTTATGTAACTGCGGCGGGCGTACCATGAGCGGCTGCTGTTGTTCGCGAGTGAGCTGCGACGGGCAGAGAGGCAGCGAGGTTTGAGAGCGTAGGCCACCGGAGCTCTTCGGTAAATCAGGTCCCGCGTCAGGTTCCGGCTCCGGGTCTGGTTCCGGACCTTCTGTCGACGACGAAGAACCTGCGCGATCGCGACCGTCGGTAGGTCGCGAGGAACAGCAGGATTGTTGAGACTGGGATGAACAAGCAATCAACGCCAACCATTCTTGGCGTCACAAGAAAACGAAATGACACGTACGTTTTTTAAAGGACTATAGCGTTGTAACAAATTCAAACTTATTATATATTTCTTGCTTTAAATGAAGGTCCTCGAAATCCTAAAAGAAATACTGTAAAGTTTCGTAGCTAGCCTTCTTTTACGAGGCAGCTTTGAAGATAAGGTCCTAGCTGACTCCACACGGTTTTGACGTATCAGGTATCTGGGTAGCTCCTAACCAAtacccagcaaaaaaaaaaaaaaaaaaactcgacctTTTCGCGATTACGGTGAATCCTGGCTATAGTCGCAAATGATATCACAATGTAGGTTCTCAATGATTCCAGAAGAGAGAATTAGTCGCAGAGTAGGTGAAGTTCAGGGTTCGTGCgtaattatgcaaaaaagaagtgaggcgtgcagacaggacacaagaggagcacgcctcacttcttttttgcgtaatgaatccttaccaactagctcagctttctgtcgttctaagcttcgtGCGTAATTAGCGCCACTACAGTCGAAAATTAACCACATCGTACTATAcgcctgtaaagggtgcacctcCTTAGATAAGATCATAGTGAGGCAAAGCCACCATACGAGATACTTTCGGGAAATCGGCGCGTTAGCTTGGATTAAACAAGGCACTAGTCTTTGGAAGGTGACTTCGCCAGTGCCCAAAAGCGACAATTAGTCGCAGAATTGGTAAAACTAACGATACCAGACTTAATTAGCGCCAATATCGTCGAACATTAGCAGAACTGGACCATATGCTGCACACAACTGTGGGATCGCCCTACCTGGCCTTTTGGaccaagaaaaggaaaaataaagataaaaagaaataagAGGGCCAACGAATTTCCGACGTTAAAGACGACAAGGTCGATGCGACCTGAGTGACTGACGAACATGAAAAAGATAGAAGCTAAATATGTGTAATGAACATTTAATCATAAAATCATTTAAATCACCATGcacgtcgaccttgtcttctttgGCGTCGGCACTATAGTTTGACTCTCTTTCTTTATTGGTTTCATTTCCCAGGAGGTATacgcgtcatgacgtcacgacgcacTTCTAAGTAGGTCACGTGGGACCAGGGCATTCCGACTTTTGGCACTCGCTCCGGCGCGATCGACAGAAATCTCCGTCACGGCAGAAATTTGTGTCGTGACGCTAGGTTTTAAAAGATGAAGCGCCGACAGTGACGGCATAATAGGAAGAAACAAAGACAGGATAAGGCGCTtttagcgccttgtcctgtctttgttgtTTCCTCGTGTGCcgtcactgttggcgcttcatcttttaaaacctatgcaccaactagccctacAACGTGTTTTACTCTGACGCTAGGAACACGTCCGGACATGCGACAATGCTTTCCAGTCTGTTTTTCTTATTTCGTcggcttgggggggggggggtgcgcttcTTTGAGGCGACTCACTGGCGGTCCTGCGCCCGTTGGAAGGCGACGAGGGTCTTCCCCCGGCGCCCTGGGCGCTGCTCAGACTGACGGTGCGCTGGTGCTCGTCCGTGACCCGGATCCTGGGCGCCAGCGCCTCCTCCCACGCCCCGCGCATGGGCACGCCGCTGGCCGTGTAGCTGCGGGGCATGGAGCGACCGGCCGCGCCGCTGCCGGACCTGGTGTGGACGGAGCACGCGTTGACGGCGGGGCGGCGTCGCTTAAGGGACGGCGCTGGTCTCGGCTTTGAAAGCTTcgacttttttatttttatttggcaGCTCTTCTACGAAGATAAATTTAGTGCGTAGAGAGCTGGTCGAGGTGTCATAGATTCACTGCTGAACTGCAGCTCCTACACAGAATACGAGAGATACGGGCAAAGGGGAACAAACGAACGCCAAGTCGCAGCGTTCTGTTCgttatttttttgggggggtggggTGGAAACTATCATACAATTGTAcagcaactatatatatatatatatacaagggcTCGATTTTGAGTAGTCATGTCCATATAAACACAACAGACAAAGAAGGGGGAAATGGAAATGGACGAAATGATAACGTACCGCCGTTGGTAGCCGAACCCATAACCTCAGCAACACGCGTGCGTTGCAATACCGAatttgtgctacggcgacggctaccAATCTGTCCACTAACTTGAGTACTTATAGGTTTCCTAGCATGACCTTTTTCACACTAATTCATCGTTAGAGCAGATAGGAGAAATTGAAATGCCGCGCTGCCATGCTGCCGGGAGGTGAGCTTCGCTGCCAACGTTGACACTCTTTCCTTTTCTCTCGGCTAACATCAGTACACAAGCTTTTCTTGCCTCCCTTCTCCCATACTGGTGCCGAGGAGCCACGTCACATTTACGTCAAGAGCCCCGGCaatttattattatcattattattatcatcatcaacattattattattattattattattattattattattattattattattattattattattatactctTCCTCTTCTACCGAAATCACTTGTCACGTTCCTCTTTTACCGGGGTCACGTGTCATAATCAGTCACGTCGCCGGCAGTGCGCGTTACGtagaagcattttctttttttttgcgtgccaCGTTAACTCGTGTCTAGGAACGGGGATCGCTCGAAGGCAAGGGCGAGCGGGCATCCTTGAGAAAATCCAGCCACTTTTCGTGCCGCGCCAGCCGCTTGACACTTTGCGGACACGATTGCCACTGTGTGAGACGTGCGCCGAGCTTGCAGGGTGCTTGCAGATGTCCAAATCCGGCGAGGGGCCTCTTAAGACACACCAGGTaggtaaataataataataataataataataataataataataataataataataataataataataataataataataataataataataataataataataataataataattgttgtcatcttacaataatcgtacttcagaaggcaggcccgtcaaagccaaggaagtggcttgcgtgacttgtcccggcatgtcggcaaacaaagtcaaaaatggcaacatgtacagaaatgaaAAGCTCGTGAAGTTTATcacaaaaatgaaacagaaactcagctgaaatcagtgacaaaagaaatacaagaaacaagaaataataacaacaacaacaacaataataataatagtaataatgagCTTGGTGGCCCGTGTCACCACGTGATGTCGAAAGTGACGCTCGCATCGTCGTGCGTAATCATCACCGTCGTTCACAGTCGCTGCCTTCAGTGACGCCCGCATATATACGAGACACGTCGCCGGGAGCGCAGCCGACTCTCCAGGCGGCAGAGTCATTCGGAGTCGCGCACCGACCTTTCGAGCGTTCCCAGCGCCATGATGCCCTTGTTGTCGTAGCAGGCGGAAGAGGCCGCGACCTCGGTGGCGGCGTCTCCGGGCCCTTGCGGAGGCAGGAACAGCAGCATGGGCAGCTGGGAGATGGACTGCTGCAGCCGCAGGCAGGAGCAGACGCACGACGAGCACAGGAACAGGCCCCAGGCAGTGAAGGAGAGCTGTGTGAACAGCCACACCACCTGCGGCGCACGGCGAATTGATGTGGTCAGGGTGCTGCAGGGGTGCTGCAAGGGTGCTGCAAGGGTGCTGCAAGGGTGCTGCATACTGGACCGTATCTGTCCTATACGCCGACACCCACACACATGTCCGCCCTGCGCTAATCCATGCGCAGCTATCTTACAGCAACTACTGGAGGGAACTCCCAGGGCTAACATCTACATgagctgcaagcagggcggcTCAAAGATTAAATTAAGGAATTCTaagtaccaaaaccactttctgattatgaggcacgccgcaatgcatgactccggaaatttcgaccacctagggttctttaacgtacacctaaatttagatacacgggtgttttcgcatttcgcccccatcgaaatgctgccgcagtggccgggattcgatcccgcgacctcgtgctcagcagcccaacgccacagccacggagcaaccgcggcgggttaggGCGACTCagagccagcatgggaatgatggctaGCGCCCACATGGATTCGCCTCAACTTCGATCGTCCTTCTAGCTTCAAACGACCTTGAATTTCTGAAAATTGCCAATTTTTCGACAAAAGAGCGCGTTATAAACGTAACAGTGCGGCGATATTATGCGTGTGCGCAGAAGTGCGTTGCctctttgattgattgattgattgattgattgattgattgattgattgattgattgattgatcgattgattgaatgattgattgaagGCGTACATGCCTGACAAAGGTCCCCGCCTCCACGTACAGGTCACGCAACGGTTCTCACGTATTTACAATAATAATGGTCTTCTACTCAAACAGGCGCTAAAAAAATGCAACTCAATGTTGGCGTCTGTGTGACCCAACACTTGTCTGACTTAACCGGCGGAGCGGCAGCGGTAGTGGATGGCACGCGCACGTGGCCAGAACGTCTGAAGCCAACAAGCACGAAGATTACTCAGATCCACGCATACTAACCATCATTTCATGATGGATGAACGATCACAACGCCATATAGTTACCTTTGGTAAAGTTTGCAGGAAACTGTGCGCCCTTGACAGAGCCAATTTCTGCCACATTGTCGGGGTTGCCACCTTGTAAGCTCTGACGGGTTCACGGGATGGCAATACGCCCTGTCATTGGCTCAAAACTCAAGCGTGGAGGAATTTAACGTCATGGCGAAATTTCGGCATGGCAGTGTTGAAACTAGCAACCCTGCATGGTCAACGATAGCGTACGGATTAACTAGTTCGCGCAAAAGCTCAACAACGGCTACAGTGACTATTAAAAATGTAGATGGTCTTTAGATTGCCTTTAGGACTAAATAGTATTACTACGGAGCCGAGACATGCATGTATAGGCTCCCTAAGCATTAGGCTTTCGTTGcatgcggttttagcaagcgaccccCAATGCCGAGACCGTAATGACAGATATTTTGCATGAAAACACATAATTTGAGGCAtatttgtctatatatatatatatatatatatatatatatatatatatatatatatatatatagcttgtgGAGTTGTTATTCTAAAGGATATGAAGGAATCGCAAAAATGATTCTGTAGTTTGTTTTATAATAATCTCGCTTGTAATGAACATTAGATATGAAAACGAAATGTGCAGATTAGCCAGAGAAAGTTAGGAGGCTTTTCAAGGTATGATGTGTTAGTCCTGCTTTACACATTTGGCTCCATTGGCAATGCAAACATTTCCTGCGTCCTGAAATATGCGGACCCATGTTTACAAATAAGCACCCCTCTTAGTGTCTGCGGTGTGTGATTCCTTATAACCGCCTTGTTAATGTGCGAAAATGCATGAGTTACGCACGCGCTCGCATTCACCCGCATGTGCGCTGTGGTAGTTTGTGAACCAGGATAGTGGTGAGCCCGCGAACGGCAGATGTATGCCAATGAGAACAACCTCTACATCAAAGCGAAGCTGTATGAGCGACTCCTCGCCCTCTTCAGAGGCCCTAAGGGTCTGTTTGTTAGCAGTTATTATGACGATTCAACGCCAGTCGCTGCCTTCACGGTATTACCACTCCATGGTCATACGGTAGCTACGCGGCTTGCACACAAGCGGCATTGCTGAACAACGCCACCAGCTTTCACAGCCGCAGCCGTACGATATCTTAGATGAGCTCCAACGTAGACGCGGTGGAATGCGATGGGAGAAGCAACAATTACGGATtactggcaaaaaaagaaaaacttggaaAGAAAATTTTTGAAGTGTCCTATGGTTCGTTAGCGGGCCTCAGTGTTTTGAGAATGTCGTACGATTCCACCGCGAGCGCCGCATCGAGAGGTGGAAGGAGGAGAGACAGCGGAAAGcacagaggaagaaaaaaaaatatctgtggATCCTACATGGCCGCGGGAATTTAAGCGATGTTTTCGTTGATGTTATCAAACAGCGCACTTCCTGCTTAGCGACCGTTTGCGAGACCGCAGGACCTGGTTGAGTACTCAATTTCACTGGGAACGGACTCGCTCAACATAAACCGGTGGCGCTCGATATTCGTCTTCAGAATTGGCCCATATTCTCGAACGGAAAATTACTCTTAAGGGACAAGAAAGAGCAAAAcagaaatgtcgcagtttcgtccgaaaggctaagcttcaattgcgatagcaaattagtagacagctatacgaagtaaggatagtagttttatcggccgcataaaagTTGAAACATTcccttgctaactaaattaatatgCACGGTGTCAGCTCGCAagggcaaacataaacacatcacaCACGATATGACCGCGGGCattcgctgtcaaagcgctggcgtgaggaagggcggcagcagcagcgagcgaactgaatggcgagaacacagcacacacaaaggcgtgagccgtctgcagatcgctttcaacgtAGGGTGAGCGCGACCACCctaagtacgcagttgctgccggtgTAGGACGCCGCCTCTCCCCTTCCTCCCACGTTTCCACTCAGCTCTCCTCCCTTCCGCGCGTAAAATTGAGCCGCGATCCCGGGCTCCCTTCGCGCGCTcgcactcgcgcatacagcatacggcgcgcgacgacggtgttatcgccctttaATTTAATacagaacatgacggcgacggagAAAACGTgcctggagtgtcgatataattgttCTCGCAATAAATTTTCGCCCCtattaaaatgcggccgccgcggccaggttCATACGTGTGGCTTCGAGCTCAGTGGTACAATGCTATAGACACTGTGCTTTCACAGTGGGTACTGTAGCCTTTTTTGAAGACTGCTTTGCCTTATTGTGAACATTTTCTCTTGACTGCATATATATGCTGTGCATATTGACAAAAGTCGTCGAGTGGTCTATTTAAGTTCATCAGTTGTGGTTGATCACTTAGCCGTTACTAGGGCGTTCGCAGAAAGTCATTAGACATTGCTCTAGAACAGTGCAAAACCACAACTCCGCGGGATGTCTTGATACCATCAATATATATTTCGCAGAAAAACATGAACGTGCACTTTTTGTATAGGCTGCCTTAGTAAGCTTGTGTCACAGCAGTAGAGGGGGAGGAAGGGGtagttcatgaaagggaaaaagtGTCGTCCACCGTCCACCGTAACGTATAGCACGaaactacaatttttttttttcatttcacgaaccttcctccaccttgcggcatTCTGGAGTACTGATTTGCCAGAAATGTGTTCAAAGCCATCCGTTTTTTGGGGCACATCCCTACCGCGCTTTATTCAATTCCTGGGACAAAGCCTTTTAGTTCCTTCAGCCTGACTATACGCCTCGTGCTCGGAGCCAAATTTCACGACATAAACTACACTGCTAATCGATCGCGAACGCGCACCATAAACGTAACGTATCCAGACTTGCGTCTGTCCGTTGCGAACGAATTCACATCAGTCACTGCGCCGTCGGCGTTCATTATGCACGCGAgacaaaaaaattggctgaaggcttaacTTGGTTAAGCcaggaagattgcgaaagcaatacccttggttGCGCCTTgattcggctgatggtgtggacatggttgccctttgttaaacttatggctatacatcatccgacatagcgcaaggcagcgcgccgaccactgcgaggagccgagctgtagccccatttgtcctcctagcgtgacgtcacaccagcgagcgccctctctcggtagcgccgcagcagcggcgcgcaaggcttcacctccaccatcgatgccgcgagctggggccctgtctctcggtctggcgtgacgtcacacggtcacgtgacgcgcagctgtgtaaagaggcgccacgaccaccgatgggccgaaagtgcgagcagtattgctttcgcaataaaaaactATACGCGGCGCTTGGCTCTTTTgcatccgcgatgtggcagcagcGCGTTCATGACTCCAGGGAACTTCCGGTCAGCCAACTTCGACAGtccagttagccaagaaaaaagaagtattttgtcGCATAGTATACTCCAGGCACATATTCTTGGTCTTTTCAGATATAAGGAACGTGCGCTGAACATCAAACTCATGTAGGGGCTTTTTTTGTACTACAATTCACCTGTCAAACGTTCCAACTCTGCAGCAAAACTGGTGCCAGCATGGAGGGTCCTATAAgtttataggctattgtaacaTATGCCGCTAATGAGTGCTTAACTGAAAGTGTTCTGGGAACTctgtttgtaagcatgaaaagcGTCTATACGCGGATGGGCGTCCACACTGACCCTGAACGAGTTCTGCATGGCCCAGAAGAGGTCCGAGGCGATGGCGAGGCAGAAGTGAAAGACGACGACGAGCGAGACGCACGTCTCGTCACCGACGCGTGCGGGACTGGGCTTGGCCTGCGTGAGCTGCACGAAGGCCAGCTGGAGCAGCGAGAAGGCCGACAGCAGGCACGGGAAGGCCAGGTCCCACAGCATGGCcaacatcacgctaggcatcagCTGCGAAGTCGCcagtccgctttagatgtactgttagatgcaattcacatatttGTTACTCgtttttctttgctgagttaccgcgttgtaaacttgatagtttcgttttctgaaaattttcaatttttgccgcTTTTATGCGACCACCACGGACTGTGCCCGGACACTCGTGAGCTACTAAAGGCTTAAGCCTTAAAAACAtaatcccagttcttgtggtcatCGGCGACGTAGGTGGACAGCGTCTCagctattgcctttttcaagcacTAGATTAAGCAATCAGTTTGCGACCCGACGTCGTATGCCTTGCAAACTTAaaagctacaattcgtagatttcAATATGTGCCACAATGCAAGTAATTAGAATGTTAATTAACAATTTTTGATAATTATTTagatatgcattttgatttcttgtgcatGTAGTGTCC
It includes:
- the LOC135897458 gene encoding uncharacterized protein, which encodes MAGLMTSAGEDAMTSSDGNVSSTSSSGSNSGSAAGNNETPWADLWWKERVQVASPDWAELRQRVQWLWPVHAYGLACLFLGLAVTAFLTALGLRARLSARPHLSTLNVFLMVLGLTRCLCLFLDPYGSRQLMPSVMLAMLWDLAFPCLLSAFSLLQLAFVQLTQAKPSPARVGDETCVSLVVVFHFCLAIASDLFWAMQNSFRVVWLFTQLSFTAWGLFLCSSCVCSCLRLQQSISQLPMLLFLPPQGPGDAATEVAASSACYDNKGIMALGTLERSGSGAAGRSMPRSYTASGVPMRGAWEEALAPRIRVTDEHQRTVSLSSAQGAGGRPSSPSNGRRTASSSSSTEGPEPDPEPEPDAGPDLPKSSGGLRSQTSLPLCPSQLTREQQQPLMSKLDVEFGVTEQQPSSAVQRDQKRRQTLPRTSHSARSWTRSRETAGSLLLTTAYGRGQPQPQKKRSRVERLLRQTLLAAVLGIVLCCLQGYGVAGPHGMFAATPRAAAVLPWFAYHTLHRCLELAMACTMASVTRKSLYSNCYRSHSCNEKYRGSLFS